One Anopheles marshallii chromosome 3, idAnoMarsDA_429_01, whole genome shotgun sequence genomic region harbors:
- the LOC128711746 gene encoding glycogen-binding subunit 76A → MTTSGDPSATGPDRPCGITALLPSGMSCRSRAEAFARSLQSRLRNLGSQGSTGDDDDDEGRLTAEEQQQQHTENTWLSAGANDQTGVTSLQPLRMIVANEADSCFDFGLEAESPSSPVEECEYTRLIETATATPTSLPSIAAVSESAVVQAPESGYVCSSPCSTPQGSAASSHSSSSDCQFYDPDSSDPEQRSVSGCEYYDCTIPVAGSLRSVGTGPYSCAPPTGDPVLQSAVNPTGEPAQHDDNIAHKPTATTSANNPFTGVSLSSQAANGHIPGYTTAGALDSDSCSESLPPSQSTESNISTFTGMSSNSNSTLQDVTMEPLDDQPGADIPDGVHCSAPHRMGNGHAIMPRGTVINADTELGLMGRGLKYEEDSDVHGEDGAGGAQCTTQGAAIQIAEVEKILHDCTMTDRQGETVQNNHEHSAYNDADDDEDRKQGRRATMSSGDEDEEETKPQRIRRCSSLKTGKTPPGTPGRKKIVRFADVLGLDLTDVRTFMDEVPKVPQSAFEDLTIAPAVEQPMPEIISLGPKVDRVLVPLFQQPGALPCFLDRVREKQVNLENAAVTDPITLTITGTVRVRNLDFHKSVYVRYTLDNWRSYADLQAVYAENSCDGFSDKFSFTLHGNSVQVGQRIEMAIRFHCRGEQFWDSNYDTNYVFQCLPITQPTPMIAARPLTEPSTMLTSSEPAWCSNFY, encoded by the exons ATGACCACATCGGGCGATCCGTCAGCGACTGGACCTGACAGACCGTGCGGGATCACCGCACTGCTGCCGAGCGGTATGTCTTGCCGGAGCCGTGCCGAAGCCTTCGCCCGAAGCTTACAGTCCCGTTTGCGGAACCTTGGCTCCCAG GGCAGCACcggtgatgacgatgatgacgaaggTCGACTTACGGCGGaggagcaacagcagcagcacacggAAAACACCTGGCTATCGGCGGGCGCGAACGACCAGACGGGCGTAACGAGTCTGCAGCCACTGCGCATGATTGTTGCCAACGAGGCCGACTCCTGCTTTGACTTTGGGCTGGAAGCGGAAAGCCCAAGTTCCCCCGTGGAGGAGTGCGAGTACACACGGTTGATCGAAACGGCGACAGCCACCCCGACCAGTTTGCCCTCCATCGCGGCAGTCAGCGAGTCGGCCGTAGTCCAAGCACCCGAATCGGGTTACGTCTGCTCGTCGCCCTGCTCCACACCACAGGGTTCGGCCGCGAGCAGTCACAGCAGTTCGTCCGACTGTCAGTTCTACGATCCGGACAGCTCCGACCCAGAGCAGCGATCGGTTAGTGGGTGTGAGTACTACGATTGCACAATCCCGGTGGCCGGTAGTTTGCGATCGGTGGGAACCGGACCGTACAGCTGCGCACCGCCAACGGGCGACCCTGTCCTGCAATCCGCTGTTAATCCTACCGGTGAACCGGCGCAGCATGATGACAATATCGCACACAAGCCCACAGCAACTACCTCAGCGAATAATCCCTTTACCGGCGTAAGTCTATCTAGTCAGGCGGCGAACGGACACATCCCGGGCTACACCACGGCCGGTGCGCTCGACAGTGACAGCTGTTCCGAGTCACTACCACCGTCACAGTCTACGGAATCGAACATTTCCACCTTCACGGGGATGAGCTCGAATTCGAACAGCACCCTGCAGGACGTCACCATGGAACCGCTGGACGATCAGCCGGGTGCAGATATCCCGGACGGTGTCCACTGCTCGGCGCCCCATCGGATGGGCAATGGGCACGCGATCATGCCCCGCGGTACAGTCATCAACGCCGACACGGAGCTTGGCCTGATGGGGCGTGGGCTGAAGTACGAAGAAGACTCCGACGTGCACGGTGAGGATGGTGCTGGCGGTGCCCAGTGCACCACCCAAGGTGCGGCAATCCAGATAGCGGAGGTTGAGAAAATCCTCCATGATTGTACAATGACCGATCGGCAGGGGGAAACTGTACAGAACAATCACGAACACAGCGCTTACAACGATGCGGATGACGACGAGGACCGAAAGCAGGGCCGCCGGGCGACGATGTCGTCGGGCGACGAGGATGAGGAGGAAACGAAACCGCAGCGTATAAGGCGATGCTCGTCGCTGAAAACTGGCAAAACCCCACCCGGCACACCGGGACGGAAGAAGATCGTCCGGTTTGCCGATGTGCTCGGGCTGGATCTGACCGACGTCCGGACGTTTATGGACGAGGTGCCCAAGGTGCCGCAGTCGGCGTTCGAGGACCTCACGATCGCACCGGCGGTCGAGCAACCGATGCCGGAGATCATCAGCCTCGGACCGAAGGTGGACCGTGTGCTGGTGCCACTGTTCCAGCAACCGGGCGCACTGCCCTGCTTCCTCGACCGGGTGCGCGAAAAGCAGGTCAACCTGGAAAATGCGGCCGTTACCGATCCGATCACGCTCACCATCACCGGCACGGTGCGTGTGCGCAACCTCGACTTCCACAAGTCGGTGTACGTGCGGTATACGCTCGATAATTGGCGCAGCTACGCCGACCTGCAGGCCGTCTATGCGGAGAACTCGTGCGATGGGTTTTCGGACAAGTTTAGCTTCACGCTGCACGGCAACTCGGTGCAGGTGGGGCAGCGTATCGAGATGGCGATACGGTTTCACTGCAGGGGGGAACAGTTCTGGGACAGCAACTACGACACCAACTACGTCTTCCAGTGTTTGCCGATTACCCAACCGACGCCGATGATCGCGGCCCGCCCCCTGACGGAACCGTCCACCATGTTGACCTCCTCCGAACCGGCATGGTGCAGCAATTTCTACTAA